The following proteins come from a genomic window of Candidatus Thiodiazotropha sp. CDECU1:
- a CDS encoding ABC transporter substrate-binding protein, giving the protein MLKWLTIACFFSILFNTAEINADPQKSGFRILHVMSYHAFWKWNREQFQGFKSVFAGLDVEYKVVELDTKRNSNPVEIEKKVEQAKRIIDEWNPHLIYANDDNAQKYLIQDYVGSDYPIVFSAVNRDPSEYNFVGADNVTGVMEYEHIVPTIRLLRQLVPDVKRISVIVDADPTWKGVMGRMRSSVRQIPDVEITDWTLVQTLQQFQDKVMQLQDRVDAIAMLGVFNIKDENGEDVDYEKIQRWVVENSNLPDFSFWQTRVERGTLCAVAVSGYQQGFMAGKMAKKILLDGVSPREIPIQTRTEGVPMINLMRARELGIKPNVNLLLSIDAITDYTWEH; this is encoded by the coding sequence ATGCTCAAGTGGTTGACGATAGCCTGTTTTTTTTCGATTTTGTTCAATACTGCTGAGATCAATGCAGATCCACAAAAGAGTGGATTCCGTATTCTCCATGTCATGAGTTACCATGCGTTCTGGAAATGGAATCGTGAACAGTTCCAGGGTTTCAAGTCGGTCTTTGCCGGGCTTGATGTTGAATATAAGGTCGTTGAGCTAGACACTAAGCGAAACAGCAATCCAGTTGAGATTGAGAAAAAAGTCGAGCAGGCAAAGCGCATAATCGATGAGTGGAATCCTCATTTGATCTATGCAAACGATGACAATGCGCAGAAATATCTGATTCAAGATTATGTTGGTAGTGACTATCCGATCGTGTTCAGTGCTGTCAACAGGGATCCGTCCGAATACAATTTCGTGGGTGCTGATAATGTTACAGGTGTCATGGAGTATGAACACATAGTTCCGACTATAAGGCTGCTTCGACAACTGGTACCGGATGTGAAACGAATATCCGTTATAGTGGATGCCGATCCGACATGGAAAGGAGTCATGGGGCGCATGCGCAGCAGTGTTCGGCAAATACCGGATGTCGAAATAACAGATTGGACTTTGGTTCAAACACTCCAGCAGTTTCAAGATAAGGTCATGCAGCTACAGGATAGGGTGGACGCCATCGCAATGTTGGGGGTATTCAATATAAAGGATGAAAATGGAGAGGATGTTGATTACGAGAAGATTCAACGTTGGGTGGTAGAAAACAGTAATTTACCGGATTTCTCATTTTGGCAGACTCGTGTTGAACGTGGAACTTTGTGTGCAGTTGCAGTTTCAGGTTATCAACAAGGATTCATGGCAGGAAAGATGGCTAAAAAAATCCTCCTCGATGGGGTCTCTCCAAGAGAGATTCCAATACAGACTCGTACAGAGGGTGTCCCCATGATTAATCTGATGAGGGCGCGTGAACTAGGGATCAAGCCAAATGTCAATTTACTCCTCTCTATTGACGCAATAACAGACTATACCTGGGAGCACTGA
- the katG gene encoding catalase/peroxidase HPI, whose amino-acid sequence MAESNKCPFNHTAGGGTVNRDWWPNQLRLEILRQHSSKSDPMDGDFNYAEAFKSLDLDGLKRDLHGLMTDSQEWWPADFGHYGPLFIRMAWHSAGTYRTGDGRGGGGTGNQRFAPLNSWPDNVNLDKARRLLWPIKQKYGRKISWADLMILTGNVALESMGFKTFGFAGGREDIWEPEKDIYWGNENAWLDDKRYSGERDLEDPLAAVQMGLIYVNPEGPNGNPDPLAAAKDIRETFARMAMNDEETVALIAGGHTFGKTHGAGDAELVGAEPEAAAIEEQGLGWASSFGSGKAGDTITSGLEVTWTTTPTKWSNNFFWNLFGYDWELTKSPAGAHQWIPKHGAGANSVPDAHDPSKRLVPSMLTTDLALRFDPDYEKISRRFYENPDEFTEAFARAWFKLTHRDMGPRARYLGAEVPAEELIWQDPIPALDHELIDDKEIADLKLKILDSGLSVSELVSTAWASASTFRGSDMRGGANGARIRLAPQKDWEVNQPDQLVKVIQTLESIQSGFNKRVSMADLIVLAGCAGVEQAAKNAGQEVTVPFTPGRMDASQEQTDVESFSVLEPVTDGFRNYQKRKYTVSAEELLIDRAQLLTLTPPEMTVLIGGMRVLNCNADQSQHGAFTKQKEALTNDFFVNLLDMGVTWKPVSPEDDAFVGSDRVTGEPVWTATRVDLIFGSNSELRALAEVYAAADSQQKFVQDFVAAWDKVMNLDRFDIA is encoded by the coding sequence ATGGCTGAAAGTAACAAGTGTCCGTTCAACCACACCGCAGGCGGTGGCACGGTAAACCGGGATTGGTGGCCGAACCAGTTACGCCTGGAAATTCTGCGCCAACACTCATCCAAGTCAGATCCGATGGATGGTGATTTTAACTATGCTGAAGCGTTCAAGAGCCTGGATCTCGATGGGCTGAAGCGGGACCTGCATGGGCTGATGACCGATTCCCAGGAGTGGTGGCCAGCGGATTTCGGCCATTATGGCCCCTTGTTCATTCGTATGGCATGGCATAGTGCCGGCACCTACCGAACCGGTGATGGCCGAGGCGGTGGCGGGACCGGAAACCAGCGTTTTGCTCCGCTCAACAGCTGGCCTGACAACGTCAACCTGGATAAGGCGCGTAGGCTGCTATGGCCGATCAAGCAGAAGTATGGGCGCAAGATCTCCTGGGCCGACCTGATGATTCTCACCGGCAACGTGGCGCTGGAATCGATGGGATTCAAGACCTTCGGTTTCGCGGGTGGTCGCGAGGATATCTGGGAGCCGGAAAAGGATATCTACTGGGGCAATGAGAATGCCTGGTTGGACGACAAGCGCTATTCTGGTGAACGGGACCTGGAAGATCCCCTGGCGGCTGTACAGATGGGTCTGATCTATGTCAATCCGGAAGGTCCCAACGGCAATCCGGATCCACTCGCGGCGGCCAAGGATATTCGGGAGACCTTCGCCCGTATGGCGATGAACGACGAGGAGACGGTTGCGCTCATCGCTGGCGGTCATACCTTTGGCAAGACCCACGGTGCCGGCGATGCAGAACTGGTGGGCGCCGAGCCGGAAGCTGCCGCTATAGAGGAACAGGGCCTGGGCTGGGCAAGCAGCTTTGGTTCAGGCAAAGCTGGTGACACGATCACCAGCGGCCTGGAGGTCACTTGGACCACCACGCCAACGAAGTGGAGCAACAACTTCTTCTGGAACCTGTTCGGATATGATTGGGAACTGACGAAGAGCCCGGCCGGTGCCCATCAGTGGATACCGAAACATGGTGCAGGCGCCAATTCAGTACCCGATGCCCACGATCCATCAAAACGTCTTGTGCCATCGATGCTGACGACAGACCTCGCACTACGCTTCGATCCGGATTACGAAAAGATCTCGAGACGCTTCTACGAGAATCCGGATGAGTTCACAGAGGCCTTCGCACGTGCCTGGTTCAAGCTGACTCACCGTGACATGGGCCCCCGTGCCCGTTACCTTGGTGCGGAAGTACCCGCGGAAGAACTGATATGGCAAGACCCGATCCCCGCCCTCGATCATGAACTGATCGATGACAAGGAGATAGCCGATCTGAAGCTTAAGATTCTTGATTCCGGACTCTCTGTCTCAGAGCTGGTTTCTACCGCCTGGGCGTCTGCCTCGACCTTCCGCGGCTCCGATATGCGCGGTGGTGCGAACGGTGCGCGCATTCGCCTGGCGCCGCAGAAGGATTGGGAGGTCAACCAACCGGATCAGTTGGTCAAGGTGATACAGACTCTCGAGAGTATCCAGAGTGGGTTCAACAAGCGAGTCTCAATGGCCGACCTGATCGTGTTGGCGGGATGTGCGGGTGTCGAGCAGGCCGCGAAGAATGCCGGTCAGGAGGTGACGGTACCGTTCACGCCAGGTCGTATGGATGCCTCCCAGGAGCAGACCGATGTGGAGTCCTTCTCTGTGCTTGAGCCGGTTACAGATGGTTTTCGTAACTATCAAAAGAGAAAATATACCGTATCGGCTGAGGAGTTACTGATCGACAGAGCGCAACTGTTGACACTGACCCCGCCTGAGATGACGGTGCTGATTGGTGGCATGCGTGTCTTGAATTGCAATGCCGATCAGTCCCAGCACGGTGCCTTCACCAAGCAGAAGGAGGCATTGACCAATGACTTCTTTGTAAATCTGCTGGATATGGGTGTCACGTGGAAGCCCGTCTCGCCAGAGGATGATGCCTTTGTGGGTAGTGATCGGGTAACAGGTGAACCTGTTTGGACCGCTACGCGTGTGGATCTGATCTTTGGTTCAAACTCCGAGTTGCGCGCATTGGCCGAGGTTTATGCGGCTGCAGATTCACAACAGAAGTTTGTGCAAGACTTTGTGGCGGCCTGGGACAAGGTGATGAACCTGGATCGTTTTGACATCGCATAA
- a CDS encoding CZB domain-containing protein, whose amino-acid sequence MGLAKLDHLLWKVNTYLSINQGRPAFDFVDHHNCRLGKWYEEGEGSEFFSSSAAYKDLERPHEVVHETTRAIFDLLQGERDYDALMRSLKVMEENSTQVFSKLDEIKQSVEAGN is encoded by the coding sequence ATGGGGCTGGCGAAGCTGGACCACCTGCTGTGGAAGGTGAACACCTATCTCTCCATCAATCAAGGACGACCGGCATTCGATTTTGTCGATCACCACAACTGTCGGCTCGGTAAGTGGTATGAAGAGGGTGAGGGCAGTGAGTTTTTCTCCTCCTCTGCGGCTTACAAGGATCTTGAACGCCCGCATGAAGTCGTACATGAAACCACCCGTGCGATCTTTGACCTGTTGCAAGGTGAACGGGATTATGACGCCCTCATGCGTAGCCTGAAGGTGATGGAAGAGAACAGCACGCAGGTGTTTAGCAAGCTCGATGAGATCAAACAGAGTGTGGAAGCGGGTAACTGA
- a CDS encoding transporter substrate-binding domain-containing protein — translation MKQIKGLFFLLLFFTCTCQVMGDDQARVKPAHESNPPPLGYRNEQGEAAEEPTSIKRHWLGQVHTEYQDVLTIVGSRNIPPFSMLNQQGEPIGVGIDMWRLWSKKTGIPVRFRLTDISRSLDEMKDGRAGLHAGLLLSKERSAWLDFTPPYLETPAYLYYLFNNSEDRSLSDFTASRIGTQGPIPQDLFSRLFPQASQVIFENIPQMIHAVERGELDAFIADRPSTDFALLRLGLRGEFIALDKVLFKISLRAAVVKESPKLLAAVKDGLGKINRQEMDAILARWVDKSARIAIDLPLQSSLKLNPQEEAWLQQHNTLRIAIDPDFAPYEFTDEQGRHHGVSADMLKLIGRKLNIALQLIPTKSWEQTLDMAAKRQVDLLPLANRTQQREAFLDFTEPYLLSQRHIITRRQQSDIQTEADLSQKTLALPSGYSIISIVRKKWPKVKINEVADIPTALQQVAFGAADATILSSGVAGYWLDRHEITNLRVAGTLGQPSRLSIASRNDWPELASILEKALLSLDEEQRDTIRRRWVFLDDGDQDKTLYGLTPKEQSWIAQHPVIRVGVETQAKPISFMTADGDYRGLSADYLKLLERRLGLTFTVVTDSDWSRLLDQIQSHELDLIGTVSLSDERHQYMTFTLPYHVSPIKLYIRKDMHIGGLDNLEGKRVAVEKDYWLHERLSIEHPSLQLLIVENTRQALEAVQIGQADAYLGSQTVADLLIDEYRLNHLKAVSPGESLSKTELRMGVRKDWPILASIIDKVLADTPPEEHRMLKHHWLASEREPMNTSLVLSKKEREWLAQHQRIDIGVMNAWPPMDFIDAQGHATGIGADIIQALNRRLGGVLNPQPAPWNDIYTAVKEKRLPALMDITPTSERRRHFLFTDPYLTIPHVIVTHKGYPPVQRISSLTGKRVALEQNFMLGRILADRYPAIKQVEYSNTSDALDAVSRGEVEAYVGNRAVALYLIEHELISNLKIQSKLDESVSVNAIGVRDDWPILRDILQKALGTLSHNELRDILKKWVPSAEEREQATPGMKRLLLSPQEQSWLDDHREIRIGIDRFWEPIEFVDEQGRHRGISADFLSRIRDMLGIEFTYSTSLSWAQVMAGAKAGEIDILPALTPSPSRFEYLNFTQPYLHFPFMVFTRTDTPLVTGIDDLHGLNIAVEKEYVTVEYLEKDYPQLNLRKMDTTAEALQALASGEVDAYIGNLTLGSYLIDKLGLGNLKVAAPTPYANDLAIGVRKDWPELQSILNKALARIDENERRAIRQDSLAIRYDVEVDYTLLWQVLAVAGSLLLISLLWTAQIRRQKAAFAMAKAEAEQANRFKSYFLANMSHEIRTPMNAIMGFSHLALQTQLTPRQFHYVDKIKSASHTLLGVINDILDFSKIEAGKLEIEKTPFSLDEVMENLASLTVMRADEKDLEILFNRDLNIPGTLIGDPLRLGQVLINLTGNAIKFTERGEVMVSAALERQDEAGLWIRFSVKDTGIGIDQAELPRLFKPFNQLDGSTTRRHGGSGLGLSICRHLVKLMQGDLQVDSHPGKGSTFSFVIPLGSSEATVKQSWIPDPDLRGLRALVVDDNPTALELLSERLISFTFDVTSSMNASEALELLRQADQDEKKPYHLVLMDWRMPGLNGIEAGHRIKQNSAKLSTVPAVILITAYGREEVMLQAEEAGLDAILIKPVSPSVLFDTLIRVLNDEDEIAPVKADATMPGQRLSGSVLLVEDNVINQQVAQELLEGFGLMVHTVSNGQQAIEAIDRHRFDLVLMDLQMPEMDGYEATRRIRADTRHTELPLIAMTAHAMADERERCLATGMDEHIPKPIEPARLHRVLSRWLKPAGAHSKQQRLQRPQDLNIEFPPTLPGIDLQWGLQRVGGNRRLFRNLLEEFVTNHSQDIAKLEKNLQHAELDNAKRTLHTLEGVSGNIGAHSLQQASKDLHFELTKEGNSPLPHLPDAYRQTFAELFNGLRNFLEESTSSDTPVTDAASPMPGESQVSIDKLIASLDDMLAMGDPDAKRLFKTLNQFLKQKDAADLTDRLGSQIRDYDFDLARESLAALRAHLGEE, via the coding sequence GTGAAACAGATCAAAGGGTTGTTTTTTCTACTCTTGTTCTTTACCTGCACCTGTCAAGTCATGGGGGACGATCAGGCTAGGGTGAAGCCAGCCCACGAATCGAACCCACCACCACTTGGCTACCGCAACGAGCAGGGAGAGGCAGCCGAAGAACCTACCAGTATCAAACGCCATTGGCTGGGCCAGGTACATACCGAATATCAGGATGTACTGACAATCGTGGGAAGCCGTAACATTCCGCCCTTCAGCATGTTGAACCAGCAAGGGGAACCGATCGGTGTTGGTATAGACATGTGGCGTCTGTGGTCTAAAAAGACAGGCATACCAGTGCGCTTCCGTCTCACCGACATCTCAAGATCCCTGGATGAGATGAAGGATGGACGCGCAGGTCTGCATGCCGGTCTTTTACTCTCGAAGGAGCGTAGCGCCTGGCTCGACTTCACTCCCCCGTATCTGGAAACCCCGGCCTATCTATACTACCTGTTCAACAACAGTGAAGATCGTTCACTGAGCGACTTCACAGCTTCACGCATCGGCACACAGGGCCCTATTCCACAAGATCTATTCAGCAGACTCTTTCCCCAGGCGTCACAGGTGATTTTCGAAAATATCCCACAGATGATACACGCCGTGGAACGTGGTGAACTAGATGCCTTTATTGCTGATCGGCCCTCAACCGATTTTGCTCTTCTGCGCCTTGGTTTGCGGGGCGAATTCATCGCATTAGACAAGGTATTGTTCAAAATCTCCTTACGCGCCGCCGTCGTAAAAGAAAGCCCGAAACTGCTTGCGGCGGTCAAGGACGGACTCGGTAAGATCAACCGCCAGGAGATGGACGCCATCCTTGCGCGATGGGTCGACAAGTCGGCACGCATCGCAATCGATCTACCTTTACAATCGTCGTTAAAACTCAATCCACAGGAAGAGGCCTGGCTGCAACAGCACAACACGCTACGCATCGCCATCGATCCCGATTTCGCACCCTATGAATTCACTGACGAACAGGGTCGGCACCATGGTGTATCTGCAGATATGCTCAAACTCATCGGCCGTAAGCTCAATATCGCCCTCCAGCTGATACCAACCAAGAGCTGGGAGCAGACCCTTGATATGGCCGCAAAACGGCAGGTCGATCTCCTACCCCTGGCGAATCGCACCCAGCAAAGAGAGGCGTTCCTCGATTTCACCGAACCCTATCTTCTCTCCCAACGCCATATCATCACGCGCCGACAGCAAAGCGACATCCAGACAGAAGCGGATCTGTCCCAGAAAACCCTGGCACTGCCCAGCGGCTACTCGATCATCTCTATCGTGCGCAAGAAGTGGCCAAAGGTGAAGATCAACGAAGTGGCGGATATTCCGACAGCACTCCAGCAAGTCGCCTTCGGTGCAGCGGATGCCACAATCCTCAGCAGTGGCGTGGCCGGTTACTGGCTGGACAGGCATGAGATCACCAATCTGAGAGTGGCCGGCACCCTGGGTCAACCCAGTCGCCTTTCCATCGCGAGCCGTAATGACTGGCCTGAACTTGCGAGCATACTGGAGAAGGCATTGCTATCCCTTGATGAGGAGCAACGCGACACCATTCGGCGTCGCTGGGTCTTCCTGGATGACGGTGATCAAGACAAGACGCTGTATGGCCTTACCCCCAAGGAGCAGTCGTGGATAGCACAACACCCGGTGATTCGGGTCGGTGTCGAGACCCAGGCAAAACCGATCAGCTTTATGACCGCGGATGGAGATTATCGCGGACTCTCGGCCGATTATCTCAAACTCCTTGAAAGGCGACTCGGCTTGACCTTCACCGTGGTGACCGATAGTGACTGGTCCAGACTGCTCGATCAGATCCAGTCACATGAACTGGATCTGATCGGTACTGTTTCATTATCCGATGAACGCCATCAATACATGACATTCACCCTCCCTTATCATGTCTCACCCATCAAGCTCTACATCCGCAAGGACATGCACATTGGCGGACTTGACAACCTTGAAGGCAAACGGGTCGCCGTGGAAAAAGACTACTGGCTGCACGAGCGACTCTCAATAGAGCACCCTTCCCTGCAACTTCTGATCGTAGAGAATACCCGACAGGCGTTGGAAGCAGTGCAAATCGGCCAAGCGGATGCCTATCTCGGCAGCCAGACCGTGGCCGATCTGCTGATCGATGAATATCGACTGAACCACCTCAAGGCAGTCTCACCCGGTGAAAGCCTGAGCAAGACCGAACTACGCATGGGGGTCAGAAAAGACTGGCCGATACTGGCAAGCATAATTGACAAGGTCCTTGCAGACACCCCCCCAGAAGAGCATCGGATGTTGAAACATCACTGGCTCGCCAGTGAACGGGAACCCATGAACACCTCATTGGTACTCAGCAAAAAGGAGCGGGAGTGGCTGGCTCAACATCAACGCATCGATATCGGGGTGATGAATGCCTGGCCGCCCATGGACTTCATCGATGCACAGGGGCATGCCACCGGTATTGGTGCCGACATTATCCAGGCGTTGAATCGGCGTCTGGGCGGGGTGTTAAATCCCCAACCTGCCCCATGGAATGATATTTATACTGCCGTGAAGGAGAAGCGTCTACCCGCACTCATGGACATCACGCCGACATCCGAGCGCAGGCGCCATTTCCTGTTCACCGATCCCTACCTCACCATACCCCATGTGATCGTAACGCATAAGGGGTACCCACCCGTCCAGAGGATATCGAGTTTGACCGGTAAGCGGGTCGCCCTGGAGCAGAACTTCATGTTAGGCAGAATACTCGCAGATCGTTACCCAGCGATAAAACAGGTGGAATACAGCAACACCAGCGACGCCCTGGATGCGGTCTCCAGGGGCGAGGTGGAGGCCTATGTGGGCAATCGTGCCGTGGCTCTCTACCTTATCGAACACGAACTGATCTCAAATCTCAAGATACAGAGCAAGCTCGATGAGAGTGTCTCGGTCAACGCTATCGGTGTTAGGGATGACTGGCCTATTCTACGCGACATATTGCAGAAGGCCCTGGGTACACTCTCGCACAATGAACTGCGTGACATTCTCAAGAAATGGGTGCCAAGCGCCGAGGAGAGGGAGCAAGCCACCCCGGGGATGAAGCGCTTGCTGTTGAGCCCGCAAGAGCAGTCCTGGCTGGATGATCATCGAGAGATTCGTATTGGTATCGATCGCTTCTGGGAGCCCATCGAGTTCGTCGATGAACAGGGGAGACATCGTGGTATCTCCGCCGATTTCCTCTCCCGTATCCGGGATATGCTAGGCATTGAATTCACCTATTCCACATCCCTCAGCTGGGCCCAGGTAATGGCGGGTGCCAAAGCGGGCGAAATAGACATCTTACCGGCACTGACACCATCGCCGTCACGCTTTGAGTATCTCAATTTCACCCAACCCTATCTTCACTTCCCATTCATGGTGTTCACCCGTACTGACACCCCCTTGGTAACCGGCATCGATGATCTGCATGGTCTCAACATCGCGGTTGAGAAGGAGTATGTGACCGTTGAGTACCTGGAAAAGGACTATCCGCAACTCAACCTGAGAAAGATGGACACCACCGCCGAAGCCTTGCAGGCACTCGCCAGCGGTGAGGTCGATGCCTACATCGGCAACCTGACCCTTGGCAGTTATCTCATCGACAAGCTGGGCCTTGGCAATCTCAAGGTTGCCGCTCCCACCCCGTATGCCAATGATCTGGCGATCGGTGTGCGTAAGGATTGGCCGGAGTTGCAATCGATCCTGAACAAGGCCCTGGCGAGGATCGATGAGAATGAACGGCGCGCAATACGCCAGGATTCACTGGCCATTCGCTATGATGTGGAAGTGGACTATACACTGCTCTGGCAGGTGTTGGCGGTGGCCGGCTCACTGCTGCTGATCTCGCTGCTGTGGACAGCGCAGATTCGGCGCCAAAAGGCGGCCTTTGCGATGGCCAAGGCGGAGGCAGAACAAGCCAACCGTTTCAAGAGCTATTTCCTGGCCAATATGAGCCATGAGATCCGCACCCCGATGAACGCCATAATGGGATTCAGCCACCTCGCCCTGCAGACCCAGCTGACACCGAGACAGTTCCACTATGTGGATAAGATCAAGAGCGCCTCTCACACCCTGCTCGGGGTGATCAATGACATCCTCGATTTCTCAAAGATCGAAGCCGGTAAGCTGGAGATCGAGAAAACCCCCTTTTCGTTGGACGAGGTCATGGAAAACCTGGCCAGCCTGACTGTCATGCGAGCCGATGAAAAGGATTTGGAGATTCTCTTCAATCGCGACCTGAATATACCCGGCACACTGATTGGCGACCCACTACGGCTTGGACAGGTGCTAATCAATCTTACCGGGAATGCCATCAAGTTCACGGAGCGGGGAGAGGTCATGGTCAGCGCGGCATTGGAGAGGCAGGATGAAGCGGGGTTATGGATACGATTCAGCGTCAAGGATACCGGCATTGGCATCGATCAAGCCGAGTTGCCGCGCCTGTTCAAACCCTTCAACCAGTTGGACGGTTCCACCACCAGGCGGCATGGCGGCAGCGGTCTCGGCCTGAGCATCTGCAGGCACCTGGTCAAGCTAATGCAGGGGGATCTCCAGGTCGACAGCCACCCCGGCAAAGGCAGTACCTTCAGCTTTGTCATCCCCTTGGGCAGCAGTGAGGCAACAGTCAAACAGAGCTGGATACCGGACCCAGATCTGCGCGGCCTGAGAGCGTTGGTGGTTGATGACAACCCCACCGCCCTTGAATTGCTCAGTGAACGCCTGATTTCATTCACCTTTGACGTCACTTCCAGCATGAATGCCAGCGAAGCCCTGGAACTGCTGCGACAAGCCGATCAGGACGAGAAAAAACCCTACCACCTGGTCCTGATGGATTGGCGCATGCCGGGACTCAACGGTATCGAAGCCGGTCACCGTATCAAGCAGAACAGCGCCAAGCTCTCAACAGTCCCGGCAGTGATACTCATTACCGCCTATGGACGGGAAGAGGTTATGTTACAGGCGGAAGAGGCGGGGCTGGATGCCATCCTGATCAAACCCGTCAGTCCATCAGTTCTGTTCGATACCCTGATCCGGGTCTTGAATGATGAGGATGAGATCGCCCCCGTCAAGGCCGATGCAACAATGCCTGGTCAACGACTCTCAGGCTCGGTACTCTTGGTCGAGGACAATGTGATCAATCAGCAGGTGGCTCAGGAGCTGCTCGAGGGTTTTGGACTAATGGTGCATACGGTTAGCAACGGCCAGCAGGCGATCGAAGCCATCGACCGGCATCGCTTCGACCTGGTGCTGATGGATCTACAGATGCCAGAGATGGATGGTTATGAAGCAACTCGACGCATTCGTGCCGACACCAGGCACACAGAGCTGCCGTTGATCGCCATGACTGCCCACGCCATGGCCGACGAACGTGAGCGCTGCCTTGCCACCGGCATGGATGAGCATATACCCAAACCGATCGAACCAGCACGTCTCCACAGGGTTCTCAGCCGTTGGTTAAAGCCTGCCGGTGCACATTCAAAACAACAACGCCTGCAGCGTCCGCAGGACCTCAATATAGAGTTCCCCCCCACTCTACCCGGTATCGACCTGCAATGGGGCCTGCAGCGTGTCGGCGGCAATCGACGCCTATTTCGCAACCTGCTTGAAGAATTCGTCACCAACCACAGCCAGGATATCGCGAAACTTGAAAAGAATTTACAACACGCAGAGTTGGACAACGCCAAACGCACCTTGCATACCCTAGAAGGGGTCTCGGGCAATATTGGCGCCCACAGCCTGCAGCAGGCATCGAAAGACCTGCACTTTGAATTGACAAAAGAAGGAAACAGTCCGTTACCACACCTGCCCGATGCCTATCGTCAAACCTTTGCAGAGCTTTTCAATGGACTGCGTAATTTCCTGGAAGAGTCGACATCATCTGACACTCCAGTGACAGACGCAGCCAGCCCCATGCCTGGGGAAAGCCAGGTTAGTATCGACAAATTGATAGCTTCACTCGATGATATGTTGGCCATGGGAGATCCGGATGCAAAGAGGCTATTTAAAACATTGAACCAATTTCTGAAGCAGAAGGATGCGGCTGATCTTACTGACCGCCTGGGGAGTCAGATCCGGGATTACGACTTCGACCTGGCCAGGGAGAGCTTGGCGGCGTTGAGAGCGCACCTAGGGGAGGAATGA
- a CDS encoding diguanylate cyclase domain-containing protein — MFSSIRAKILFLFIVGMFVIVSAVITFVLTEVNKHYTDSFYKRGQIAAEDLSSRARRLFQLGLLLDEFLGFEQQCIEIVKTNPGISYAALVDNNGNILYQSGYHPSQNSSLEKSSVINTQSVTKKRGLQIRHPLKFPSYNENGMVLITVDQNAIDVEVNALLNKMLVVGVVLTIVGTLIVLEFLRRNLGLPVNALLQHIKSVNLEQTRTLPDQLEKRDDEIGTIANTFGNLLQKLVGTQNALLAANEDLRGHTHSLEKTVKERTRELRHANEELQRLAHTDTLTGLPNRLYFMDLFYSSYAHAVRHGQNLAVYLLDLNGFKQINDQFGHAAGDLTLKVIAQRIKKSFREDDTFSRLGGDEFALLVKEYSCSEDLIYIAEKASAIISESYAWEGRWLSVGASIGIATLNTETLPSADDLLGAADAAMYEAKRQSAPYKFAIKPAVQTQP; from the coding sequence ATGTTCAGTTCTATCCGGGCAAAGATCCTGTTTCTTTTTATTGTTGGTATGTTCGTTATTGTTTCGGCGGTGATTACTTTCGTGCTCACGGAGGTGAATAAACACTATACCGATTCTTTCTATAAACGTGGGCAAATTGCGGCTGAGGATTTGTCCAGCCGTGCGCGTAGGCTGTTTCAGCTCGGTTTGCTGCTGGATGAATTTCTCGGATTTGAACAGCAGTGTATCGAGATCGTTAAAACCAATCCAGGGATCAGTTACGCAGCCCTTGTCGATAACAACGGTAACATTCTGTATCAAAGTGGTTATCATCCGAGCCAAAACAGTTCACTTGAGAAATCATCGGTTATAAACACGCAATCTGTAACCAAAAAGCGTGGTCTGCAAATAAGGCACCCTTTGAAATTCCCTTCATATAATGAGAACGGAATGGTATTGATAACTGTGGATCAAAACGCTATTGATGTGGAAGTGAATGCATTATTAAATAAAATGCTGGTTGTTGGTGTTGTACTTACTATTGTTGGTACGTTAATAGTGCTCGAATTTCTTCGAAGGAATTTAGGTCTCCCGGTGAATGCGTTACTACAACACATCAAATCAGTTAATCTGGAACAAACGAGAACTCTTCCAGACCAGTTGGAGAAGCGAGATGATGAAATAGGTACTATCGCGAATACATTTGGAAATCTTTTGCAAAAACTTGTAGGCACTCAAAATGCGCTGTTAGCTGCGAATGAGGATCTACGTGGACATACGCATTCCTTGGAAAAAACTGTTAAGGAAAGAACCCGTGAGCTGAGGCACGCAAATGAGGAGTTACAACGTCTGGCACATACGGATACCTTGACAGGTCTGCCCAACCGGCTCTACTTCATGGATTTATTTTATAGTAGTTATGCGCATGCCGTGCGTCATGGACAGAATCTGGCTGTTTATTTGCTGGATTTGAATGGGTTTAAACAAATTAACGACCAATTCGGTCATGCCGCAGGAGACTTGACACTCAAGGTCATTGCGCAGCGGATCAAAAAATCTTTCCGTGAGGATGATACCTTTTCACGCCTGGGTGGTGATGAGTTTGCATTGCTGGTGAAGGAGTACTCTTGTAGTGAAGACCTGATCTATATAGCGGAAAAGGCCTCGGCAATTATCTCAGAGTCTTACGCTTGGGAGGGACGCTGGTTATCGGTGGGGGCAAGTATTGGCATAGCTACACTGAATACGGAGACATTGCCAAGTGCTGATGATTTGCTCGGAGCGGCAGATGCGGCTATGTACGAGGCTAAACGTCAAAGTGCCCCATATAAGTTCGCGATTAAGCCAGCAGTTCAAACCCAGCCTTAG